From the Anoplopoma fimbria isolate UVic2021 breed Golden Eagle Sablefish chromosome 14, Afim_UVic_2022, whole genome shotgun sequence genome, one window contains:
- the psmb7 gene encoding proteasome subunit beta type-7, with translation MATLVVSQPPVGGFSFENCKRNAFLEGEANKVGSSLPAARKTGTTICGVVYKDGVVLGADTRATEGMIVADKNCSKIHFISPNIYCCGAGTAADTEMTTQIISSNLELHALSTGRLPRLATANRMLKQMLFRYQGYISAALVLGGVDCNGPHLYSIYPHGSTDKLPYVTMGSGSLAAMAVFEDRYKPDMEEEEAKRLVRDAIAAGIFNDLGSGSNIDLCVITKGKLDYIRPHDEANKKGVRAADYKYKRGTTGVLTKTVTPLNLEVVEENVQTMDIS, from the exons ATGGCGACATTGGTAGTAAGCCAGCCACCGGTCGGGGGTTTCAGTTTCGAAAACTGCAAGAG aaatgcATTTTTGGAAGGTGAAGCTAACAAAGTGGGAAGCAGCTTGCCTGCCGCTCGGAAAACAGGAACTACCATCTGTGGCGTTGTCTACAAG GATGGTGTCGTCCTCGGAGCTGACACCAGAGCCACCGAGGGCATGATAGTGGCAGACAAGAACTGCTCCAAGATCCACTTCATCTCCCCCAACATTTA CTGCTGCGGGGCAGGAacagctgcagacacagagatgaCCACTCAGATCATCTCCTCCAACCTGGAGCTGCACGCCCTCTCCACGGGCCGCCTGCCACGCTTGGCCACCGCCAACCGCATGCTGAAGCAAATGCTCTTCAG GTATCAGGGCTACATCAGTGCTGCTCTGGTCCTGGGTGGAGTGGACTGTAACGGTCCTCACCTCTACAGCATCTACCCTCACGGCTCCACTGACAAGCTGCCCTACGTCACCATGG GCTCTGGGTCTCTGGCCGCCATGGCGGTGTTTGAGGACCGCTACAAGCCTGACATGGAG gaggaggaggccaagCGGCTGGTGCGAGACGCCATCGCCGCGGGCATCTTTAACGACCTGGGCTCTGGCAGCAACATTGACCTGTGCGTCATCACCAAGGGCAAGCTGGACTACATCCGGCCCCACGACGAGGCCAACAAGAAGGGGGTCAG AGCTGCCGACTACAAGTACAAAAGAGGAACCACCGGTGTGCTGACGAAGACCGTGACCCCGCTGAACCTGGAGGTCGTGGAGGAAAATGTACAGACCATGGACATCTCCTAA
- the LOC129102782 gene encoding steroidogenic factor 1-like, producing the protein MEFRDGVGLEELCPVCGDKVSGYHYGLLTCESCKGFFKRTVQNNKKYICAENQQCRIDVTQRRRCPFCRFQKCLHVGMRLEAVRADRIRGGRNKFGPMYKRDRALKQQRKALIQASGFRIDSRPPMGSSTQQRDLTFTGGLHPVPILHFSPIPTAQNHRISYQPPSLGSLLPSDSPCVNQYQCASSSNWTIKSEQANISGLDSDEPYSRPLSPRGPRMPQLVMEFVRCDPDELQLQSKITARLLQEHVGCEKPGSPSTFGLMCLMADQTLFSIVEWARTSVFFKQLKVNDQMKLLHSCWSDLLLLDIISRQVLYGKEGRLLLVTGQEMELSDVASHAGLTVADLVQRGQELVEKLHIIKVDRQEFACIKFIILFNPDVKQLEDHQFIESMQEQAEGALLEYTLCTSSHLLGRFAHLLLCLSELRSLSALAEDYLYCKHLSSEVPCNNLLIEMLHAKRSWE; encoded by the exons ATGGAGTTCAGAGATGGTGTGGGTCTGGAGGAGCTGTGTCCAGTGTGTGGAGATAAAGTATCTGGTTACCACTACGGTCTGCTCACCTGTGAGAGCTGCAAG GGTTTTTTCAAAAGAACAGTCCAGAACAACAAGAAGTACATCTGTGCAGAGAACCAGCAGTGCAGGATTGATGTAACTCAGAGGAGGCGGTGTCCGTTCTGCAGATTTCAAAAGTGTCTTCATGTCGGCATGAGGCTGGAAG CTGTTCGTGCAGATCGAATACGAGGTGGCAGGAACAAGTTCGGCCCCATGTACAAGCGTGATCGCGCCCTCAAGCAGCAGAGAAAGGCTTTGATTCAGGCTAGCGGATTCAGAATAGACAGCAGACCACCAATGGGCTCCTCAACCCAGCAAAGAGACTTGACCTTTACCGGTGGCCTTCATCCAGTTCCCATCCTTCACTTCAGCCCAATACCCACTGCACAGAACCATCGTATCAGCTACCAGCCTCCATCACTGGGTTCACTCCTGCCATCCGACTCACCCTGTGTCAACCAGTACCAGTGTGCCTCCTCCTCAAACTGGACCATCAAGTCAGAGCAAGCCAACATCTCAGGACTCGACTCAGACGAGCCATACTCGAGACCTCTCTCTCCACGCGGTCCAAGGATGCCACAGCTAGTGATGGAGTTTGTGCGCTGTGATCCAGACGAGCTCCAGCTGCAGAGTAAAATCACTGCCCGTCTCCTGCAGGAGCATGTGGGCTGTGAGAAACCCGGGAGCCCCAGCACATTCGGCCTGATGTGCCTCATGGCCGACCAGACGCTGTTCTCCATCGTGGAGTGGGCTCGCACATCTGTCTTCTTCAAACAACTTAAG GTGAATGACCAGATGAAGCTGCTGCACAGCTGCTGGAGTGACCTGTTGCTCCTGGACATCATCTCCAGACAGGTCCTGTATGGAAAAGAGGGCCGCCTGCTCCTGGTCACTGGGCAGGAG ATGGAGCTGTCCGACGTAGCCTCCCACGCTGGTCTCACTGTGGCCGACCTAGTCCAGAGAGGACAGGAGCTGGTTGAGAAGCTCCACATCATAAAGGTGGACCGCCAAGAGTTTGCCTGCATCAAGTTCATCATCCTCTTCAACCCAG ATGTGAAGCAGCTTGAGGACCACCAGTTCATAGAGAGCATGCAGGAGCAGGCTGAAGGCGCTCTGCTGGAGTACACGCTGTgcacctcttctcaccttcTCGGACGCTTTGCtcatctgctgctctgtctgtcCGAGTTGCGCTCTCTCAGCGCTCTCGCCGAAGACTACCTGTACTGCAAACACCTGAGCAGTGAGGTGCCGTGCAACAACCTGCTCATTGAGATGCTCCATGCCAAACGCAGCTGGGAGTGa